A window of Acetomicrobium sp. S15 = DSM 107314 contains these coding sequences:
- a CDS encoding acetamidase/formamidase family protein translates to MAKQVVHADEMSWVLNPGEPFLGPVRDGGVIVARTSPGCWGPMITPDYPSGHEVTKPIAVDGAEVGDAIAVRVRRVRVLSLATTSGTDLPQEGHFVGDPFVAKRCPNCGTMNPKTYVDGVGEGSIKCANCHSSVQPFRLESTYTVLMDVDRTLAVTVPPEVAGEIAKEASSFSFLPPSSKQYSANLMARGEIAGIAIPLKPMVGNLGTCPAVPIPSSHNAGDFGAFLVGAPHEYALTEEQLEMRTDGHMDINEVVEGSIVICPVKAEGGGIYVGDVHAMMGDGEIAGHTADVSAEVVLEVSLLKGLKLEGPMILPRPEDLPQIARLRTPEEIEKAKKIAAFWGFQLLEESLPIQMVGTGKDLNAAVECALSRISKLFDMPLPEVRNRCTITGEASIGRLPGVVNVTMLVPRHNLESHGLWNLVRSHYLSL, encoded by the coding sequence TTGGGGCCGGTGCGCGATGGAGGAGTCATCGTAGCCAGGACGAGCCCAGGCTGTTGGGGGCCCATGATAACCCCGGATTATCCGAGCGGGCACGAGGTCACCAAGCCCATTGCGGTAGATGGGGCAGAAGTGGGAGACGCAATTGCCGTTAGGGTGCGCCGAGTGAGAGTGCTTTCTTTGGCTACCACTTCCGGGACCGATCTGCCCCAAGAGGGGCACTTCGTCGGGGACCCCTTCGTTGCGAAGCGCTGTCCTAACTGTGGCACGATGAACCCGAAGACGTATGTCGACGGAGTAGGTGAAGGGTCCATAAAATGCGCCAATTGTCATTCTTCGGTCCAACCGTTCCGCTTAGAGAGCACATATACGGTCCTCATGGATGTCGATAGGACTTTGGCTGTTACTGTCCCTCCGGAAGTGGCCGGCGAGATCGCCAAGGAGGCTTCGTCCTTCAGCTTCTTGCCGCCGAGCTCAAAGCAATATTCGGCAAATTTAATGGCCCGCGGCGAAATTGCCGGCATCGCCATCCCTTTAAAGCCGATGGTGGGAAATTTGGGCACATGCCCGGCTGTCCCGATTCCGTCATCGCATAACGCCGGAGACTTCGGCGCTTTTCTGGTGGGCGCTCCTCACGAATACGCATTGACGGAGGAACAGCTTGAGATGCGCACCGATGGCCACATGGACATAAACGAGGTAGTCGAGGGGTCCATCGTCATTTGCCCCGTCAAAGCGGAAGGCGGAGGGATATACGTTGGCGATGTGCACGCAATGATGGGGGATGGCGAAATAGCAGGTCATACGGCTGACGTGTCTGCGGAGGTGGTTTTAGAGGTCTCTCTCTTAAAGGGATTAAAACTCGAAGGGCCTATGATTTTGCCCCGCCCCGAGGACCTCCCTCAGATAGCGCGCCTTCGCACGCCTGAAGAAATAGAAAAGGCCAAAAAGATCGCAGCCTTTTGGGGATTCCAACTTTTGGAGGAGAGCTTGCCCATACAGATGGTCGGCACCGGCAAAGACTTGAACGCAGCCGTCGAATGCGCTCTTTCGCGCATCTCCAAGCTTTTCGATATGCCGCTGCCCGAGGTGAGGAACCGCTGCACCATAACCGGGGAGGCAAGCATAGGCAGGCTCCCTGGAGTGGTGAATGTTACGATGCTCGTGCCGCGTCACAATCTTGAAAGCCACGGCCTTTGGAACCTCGTGCGCTCCCACTATCTGTCATTGTGA
- a CDS encoding nucleoside-triphosphatase, giving the protein MEPRALPLSVIVTGSVKNLLVTGSPGVGKTTLILRAIEQVGEKCCGFYTAEIRDRGMRVGFEAVALDGTRRLFSHVGIKSPYRVGKYGVDVAGFDEFLEGIPFFDPQNFLVLIDEIGKMECLSAKFRRLAVALLDVPVPFLGTVALRGDAFIEKIKARPDVRLFLVTKENRDDLAFEIAETVKNLGPHV; this is encoded by the coding sequence TTGGAACCTCGTGCGCTCCCACTATCTGTCATTGTGACCGGTAGCGTTAAAAACTTGCTCGTCACAGGATCGCCAGGCGTAGGCAAGACTACGCTCATTTTGAGGGCGATCGAGCAGGTCGGAGAGAAATGTTGCGGTTTTTATACGGCGGAGATCAGAGACAGAGGAATGCGCGTTGGCTTTGAGGCCGTGGCGCTCGATGGCACCAGGCGGTTGTTCTCGCATGTCGGCATTAAGAGCCCTTACAGGGTTGGCAAATACGGTGTCGATGTGGCGGGGTTCGACGAGTTCCTCGAGGGCATTCCGTTTTTCGACCCTCAAAATTTTCTGGTGCTCATAGACGAGATAGGCAAGATGGAATGCCTCTCGGCCAAGTTCAGGAGATTGGCGGTTGCGCTGCTGGACGTCCCTGTGCCGTTTCTCGGCACGGTTGCCCTTCGGGGCGATGCGTTTATAGAGAAGATAAAGGCGAGGCCAGATGTGCGGCTGTTTCTCGTGACGAAGGAAAACAGGGACGACCTCGCTTTTGAGATCGCCGAGACTGTAAAAAACCTTGGGCCGCATGTCTGA